Proteins found in one Hevea brasiliensis isolate MT/VB/25A 57/8 unplaced genomic scaffold, ASM3005281v1 Scaf422, whole genome shotgun sequence genomic segment:
- the LOC131177361 gene encoding uncharacterized protein LOC131177361, which yields MEASSAETPFNAIAPPVFNGENYKVWAIRMEAYLDANDLWEAVEEDYQVLPLPDNPTMAQMKSFKERKARKSKAKNCLFAAVSSSIFTKIMSLKTAFDIWNYLKKEYEGNEKIKGMQVLNLVREFEMQKMKESETIKEYSDRLLNIVNKVRLFGTEFADTRIVQKILVTVPERFEATISSLENTKDLSKIGLAELIHALQAQEQRRFMRS from the coding sequence ATGGAGGCTTCGAGTGCTGAAACTCCTTTCAATGCCATTGCACCTCCTGTGTTCAATGGAGAAAATTATAAAGTTTGGGCAATCAGAATGGAGGCTTACCTGGATGCAAATGATCTCTGGGAGGCTGTTGAGGAAGACTACCAAGTGCTTCCACTACCCGACAATCCTACAATGGCTCAAATGAAGAGTTTCAAAGAAAGGAAGGCAAGGAAGTCCAAGGCCAAAAACTGCTTGTTTGCTGCAGTTTCATCCTCAATTTTCACCAAAATCATGTCCTTGAAAACAGCCTTTGATATATGGAACTATCTCAAGAAGGAGTACGAGGGAAATGAGAAGATCAAAGGAATGCAAGTGCTGAATCTGGTTAGAGAATTTGAGATGCAGAAAATGAAGGAATCTGAAACTATTAAAGAGTATTCAGATAGACTTCTCAATATCGTAAACAAGGTACGATTATTTGGTACTGAATTTGCTGATACAAGAATAGTTCAAAAAATTCTTGTTACTGTCCCTGAAAGATTTGAAGCTACCATCTCTTCTTTGGAAAATACTAAGGATCTATCAAAGATTGGCTTGGCAGAATTGATACATGCTTTGCAGGCTCAAGAACAGAGAAGGTTCATGAGAAGTTAA